CTCCGGTTTAATTTTTTCCCACTTCATGCGTATATCTTCCATATTTAAGATTGTACCTAATTGCCCTTTTTCATTTAGAGTAAAAATCAGTTCATTCCTTATCTCATGAATATCCCCCACCCAACTGTACAAGCCAGTAGCATTACTCTGTTTATATCGGATTATATTTATTTTAAAAGTGGGAACTCCTTCGCTGACGGACAATAACTTTACATCGAGACCAATTTCCAAATGATTTTCATTGCGCAAACCCTGAAATTGATAACGCTCTTCCCTGAGGAAAGCATACTTTCTTGTTTTCCCAATATCCTGAATATTGAACTCCATAATTATCCTTTATTAATTTCTACATCTGCTCCTGTAATATTGGTTGGCCCACTTGAATTGATCTTGGAAGATTTGCTGTCAACAGCTAAGTCAGCGTCGGTCTTGATATCCATGTTACCATTGCTATGAATAGTAAATGTTCCAGCAGTCGCATCGAAACTGATGTTTCCATTGGTAACTGTTCCGCTAATCCCCTTTTTGTCGATGACAATTTTATTTCCGCCAACCTGAAAGGTTATACTTGTCTTGCCGTCAAGCGTAATATTACCTGCAGCATCCATATTTAAGAGAGATTGTGGCGGTGCATTTTTTTTACCGCCGACATTAATGGAACTATTGCTGCCAGCATTAACACTATGGGCTGTTTTTGCATTTGTTGTGGCATTTCCAGCTCCGTCGAAATGCATGTTTGCTCCGCCCTGGTCCTGTAGGTTCATGGAACCTGCACCATTATGAAATTTCAATTCTGCTCCGCTCCTACCACTGAAACTCATTACATTATTACCTTCACCACCACCTGCGCCAACTTTTCCATGAAACATGCCTCCCATTACAAATGGCCGATCGGGATGCAGATGGACAAAATTTACAATAACCTGATCCCCCACTTCTGGTACAGACATAAAGCCACGGTTTTTGCTGACCTTATCGCTACTACCCGCATCGGGAGACATTACGCGGATAAATTCGGTTGAATCTTTTCCACGTTGCCAGTCCAGTTGCACCTGTACGCGCCCTTGATTGAGTGGATCTGTATTTGACATTACTTTCCCAAATTGGGGTTCCGCAGTTGGAACTACAAATTCGGGTCTTGGGATAAATCCTGTATCGGATGCAATCGCTTGAAATGAACCATCATAGTAACCACGAGCGTCAACTTCGTGCGTAACTTCAATAAGCATCAGTTTTGTAAAGTATGAAGTTTCGCTACTATCAGCTTTTCTCATCTCAATATCTGCTATACATCCAGGATGAAGAAACGGAACTGTCGTATTTCCCGAGGTGACAAAAACTTCCGACGCTTTGCTCCCGGCAGTACCTTTCTGCGATGCATCAATATCCATAAAGGTTGCAGCTTTTATAGGGGCAACACGTAAAGATGGTGTTTGAAAAGTCCGTTCAGAAATCTCATATGCTCTTTTGGCAATATCTGATTTATGGTCAATTTTGGTTTTTCCACCAGCGAACTTTTCATCTTTACTGCTGTTATAACCATAGAATGTTGGATTTACATGCTGCGCCTTCATTTTGATTTTCACATCAGTCAGATTGCTACCATAAGTAAGTACAACGGGTTTCTCCTGCGGTGGTAGCTGTCCAAAATGAAGAACTTCACCATCATAGAAAAATTGTTCACCATAAGCTTCTGCCATTCTAGCCAGATAGTTATAATGTGTCTCCTCGTACTGACAACTATACGGTACATTTCCATAGCGGGAATCAACCCTGAAATCAAATTTGTCAGCACCTAAGCCTTCTTTGATGACTTCACTTGCTATACTATTTAGACTGATGGGTTTTGATCCGCCAAAACTCTGGATATGCGGCGCTGCATCCAATAATATTGTGGGGCTACAGCCTGTCATGACAAGATTGCCCAGACTTCCTTTTTCCTGACTAAAACCTACTTCTGTAATAACTCCTACAAAATTTCTTTCGGGGCTATTGTCTACATCTTTATATTTAAAGACAATGGTTATTCTCTTTCCCAGAAAATTTTGCGCCTCTTCCAGATTGTGATTTTCCGCAGCTCCTAAGGTATCATGAGCAAGTGTAAGCTCAAACTCATGATGCTTCACAGCACTTTGGGTTAGTTTAAAGTGCTTAAAATATTTGATTTCTTTTCCATCGACAAAAATATCGAGCTTAACTACCCTATTGATACCTGCAATTGCATTTTCAGGAATCCCTGCTGCATTAAATATTTTGGAAGTAGGCTGGTTTGCCCAAACTTTTTCCTTGAGGGTGGTGGGGTCATTTGGTAATAATGGCTGATTCAGAAACTGCCGCCCTGTGTCAGTTATATTTTTTGCTTGTTTAAGATACTCTTTTTGTGGACCCGGAATTTTGGTAACATCATCTAAATTGACGTCACTTAACGAATCCAAAACGTTTTTCTTGGATGAATCTATTCCTTTACTGGAAAGATTATCTTCTTGTTGAAACATGATAACATAATTTTTTTCGGTTGTGTTATTTAAAAAGGTTTATCACCGAGCGGTGAATTCAATTACCAGAGCTACAAATCAATAAGCACGTAGTACTTTCACAAGGCTATCTTAGTGGGGATCTGATAATGGTACGAAAAGAAATTCCGTGGGTTGAAATTACTCTTTAAGTATTAAGATACGCGAACTATTGTTGGGTTGTATTCATTCTTTTTCATAAGCATTTTAATGATTTTGGTTTTGCAATATAATACCTTACAACTTCACGGCAAAATGATTTTGACATTATTTTGAAAATTGTCGTAATTCTACTAATCAGAGCTTTACATATAAATTTTAAAAAATGGAGAGCATCATTTGGGAAAAAGAAACTGGACTAAAAAATATTTAAAGTAAACAACCATAGCTAGTTCACTAGTTCTTTCGTTTGTAAAACCAAGAACGATTTATTGTGAGATTGTTTCAATGATAAGATTCTGATCCAGATCTAAATCATATTTACGTCTCTTGATGAATTCTGATGGACCTATTCCATTGATCTCTTTGAAAAGTTTTGAAAAATGATTTCTTGAGGCCATACCACATTCTTCTGCAAGTGTTTCGATCTTATATTTACGGTATTCTGAGTCATTATACAGTTTATCAGTTATATAACTGATCCTCAGCTCTATTAAGTATTTTGTAAAATTCATGCCTTTGTATTCATTCACGATCTGTGAAAGATAGAAATGATTAGTATCGAATTTATCTGCCAATCTATGCTGTGTAAGACCGCTTTCCCTAAAGCCTCCCTTTTCCTCAAAATCTTTTAATTTATGCAGTATTTCTTCTACAACTTTGGGGTCGATTTCAAGTTTATTCCCATCATGCTTTTCCTCCATTTTGATGGCCATATTGGCGTTATCTCTAGCTTTGATCTTTTGCTCCAGATTATCATATTTGCTTCGCAACCTTTTTTCTCTTCTTTTATAAAATAGCATTGTAGCTGCAAAAGTTACCGCCACTGTACCTAAACCCCATTGAGCCACTTTGTCTCTAACGGATCTATTTTCAAGCCGCTTCTTATCTTCTTTCAATATACGTGTATCATACTCCTTGCTAATCTTTCTTGACAAATAATTGAAATCCCTGAATAGGACACTATCTACTTTTAAAAGCTGATTGGTATAATATAATTGCTTTTCTACATCACTATTTGATTTGTAATGATCAATCAAAAGTTCATAGGTATCTCGAACCTCGGGAACAATGAAAGCCTGCTTTTGAAAAATCGAATCGACTTTTTCAAAGTTTTTTAAAGCGTGGGGTTCATCACTCAATTTAAGGTAGGATTTCCCCAAATATGAATAGTTTACAGCTAACCACGAAAAATCATTAATTTTTGATAACGCTACCGATGAAGCGATAAGCGAGGCGATAGCAGTTGAAAACTCCTTTTTCCTAAACTCAGAGATACCTTTTTCTTTCAAAAAATAACCAGCTTCCTGCCTATGCTCACGGCTAGCACCAATCTCAGAAAGCCCGACATTGACAATTGAATCGGCAAGATTGAATTGTCCCATGTTTCTATAACAGATAGCCATCTGATGAAGGCCGTTAAAGTACCCTCTTCGCGCATCAAATAGTATTGTCGGATGCTGGTTTCTACTTATTTCAGCACCAAAATGATTGCGCGTTTTTATAAAAAGAGGCAGTGCCTCATCGTAGTAACCCATATAACTCTTTACTACACCGATAAGATAATTTAGCCTGTTCTGATAATATGGATCAGTACCATTCTTGGCATATTTGACTGCTAAAAGAAACTCATCTAATGCCAATTGATATTTCTTAAAGTGGAAATAATAGACAACTCCCTTCTCAAGGAATGCAGAACTAACTAAAGCTTCTTTGCGTGAAAATTTGGCAGCAATTATTGTACTATCCGCATATTTAAGTTTTACGTTACGATCAGCAGAGAATTCGACACCATCTGCATATCCCTGATACAATTTATCATAATCCTTATCCTTTTTTGCCTCAGCAATGTACTGACGAATGAATGGAAGTGCCCTGACATCATTCTCTGAAAACACTTCATAATTTCTCCGAATATAGTAATACTTACTGTACTCTTCTTTTTGGGCACAGAGAAATTCACAGTGTAATAAACATAAAACAATTATGATATGAAAATAGGAGAATTTCATAGGTCAAGTTTGTATAAAATTAGTAAAAATCGCCAAACCATGATTTATCAAAAACTAAAATCTGCAACCTACCACAAAAACATCATAAAACATTGATTTTCAAAATAATAACAATGCTCAATTTGAACAATTTGCGCATTCAAATTGTTCAACGTGCGCAGTAAACAGTTTTTCCGTCTTCCAATGCCCTCTACCTTCGCTCTTGAATTCGAAATAACCGGCCGGGATAATTCTTAAAATTTTTAACAAAATGAAAACTATTATCTCAACAATATTAATCATCGCAGGAGCGGTCATTTTACACTCCTGTCGAGAATCCGAAATTGAAGAACCGCTAGAACTGGAAAAACTGAATATTGTCAACTCAAAAACAGAAATGTCAAAAAATAGCGATACAATTCAAGCAGGAGTCGTTTCCAACGACTCTGAAAATGATGAATCGATAAAGGACCCACCAATCAGACATGGTGGCCAATGGAGAACCTCGAAATAAAGCTCGATTTTAACTGTGTGTGGAATAACCTTTCAACTTAAATCACAAAATACTCAAACCATGCGAACGAAAAACTTGATAGCCGAAACAATTATATTCTTACTCCTACTGATGTGGGCATATACGTTTGTCAGTAAGGTTCTTGATTTTGACACTTTCAGAAGGCAGATCAATGGTGCATATCTATTATCGTATTTGGGATCACCGCTGCCTTACATTTTACAGTTACTGCACTTGTCACTTGTGATACTGTTGCTAAAGAAATCTTGGAGAAAATTAGGACTTATTACCTCGCTATCTGTCCTGCTATTATATACAGGATATCTC
This genomic interval from Chryseobacterium joostei contains the following:
- a CDS encoding MauE/DoxX family redox-associated membrane protein, whose product is MWAYTFVSKVLDFDTFRRQINGAYLLSYLGSPLPYILQLLHLSLVILLLKKSWRKLGLITSLSVLLLYTGYLIYILKFAPSIPCSCISLFRGLNWNNQLWINLAVLTLNIIGLIMFSYKSPPHSSHVQTTY
- a CDS encoding helix-turn-helix domain-containing protein → MFSENDVRALPFIRQYIAEAKKDKDYDKLYQGYADGVEFSADRNVKLKYADSTIIAAKFSRKEALVSSAFLEKGVVYYFHFKKYQLALDEFLLAVKYAKNGTDPYYQNRLNYLIGVVKSYMGYYDEALPLFIKTRNHFGAEISRNQHPTILFDARRGYFNGLHQMAICYRNMGQFNLADSIVNVGLSEIGASREHRQEAGYFLKEKGISEFRKKEFSTAIASLIASSVALSKINDFSWLAVNYSYLGKSYLKLSDEPHALKNFEKVDSIFQKQAFIVPEVRDTYELLIDHYKSNSDVEKQLYYTNQLLKVDSVLFRDFNYLSRKISKEYDTRILKEDKKRLENRSVRDKVAQWGLGTVAVTFAATMLFYKRREKRLRSKYDNLEQKIKARDNANMAIKMEEKHDGNKLEIDPKVVEEILHKLKDFEEKGGFRESGLTQHRLADKFDTNHFYLSQIVNEYKGMNFTKYLIELRISYITDKLYNDSEYRKYKIETLAEECGMASRNHFSKLFKEINGIGPSEFIKRRKYDLDLDQNLIIETISQ
- a CDS encoding type VI secretion system Vgr family protein, which produces MFQQEDNLSSKGIDSSKKNVLDSLSDVNLDDVTKIPGPQKEYLKQAKNITDTGRQFLNQPLLPNDPTTLKEKVWANQPTSKIFNAAGIPENAIAGINRVVKLDIFVDGKEIKYFKHFKLTQSAVKHHEFELTLAHDTLGAAENHNLEEAQNFLGKRITIVFKYKDVDNSPERNFVGVITEVGFSQEKGSLGNLVMTGCSPTILLDAAPHIQSFGGSKPISLNSIASEVIKEGLGADKFDFRVDSRYGNVPYSCQYEETHYNYLARMAEAYGEQFFYDGEVLHFGQLPPQEKPVVLTYGSNLTDVKIKMKAQHVNPTFYGYNSSKDEKFAGGKTKIDHKSDIAKRAYEISERTFQTPSLRVAPIKAATFMDIDASQKGTAGSKASEVFVTSGNTTVPFLHPGCIADIEMRKADSSETSYFTKLMLIEVTHEVDARGYYDGSFQAIASDTGFIPRPEFVVPTAEPQFGKVMSNTDPLNQGRVQVQLDWQRGKDSTEFIRVMSPDAGSSDKVSKNRGFMSVPEVGDQVIVNFVHLHPDRPFVMGGMFHGKVGAGGGEGNNVMSFSGRSGAELKFHNGAGSMNLQDQGGANMHFDGAGNATTNAKTAHSVNAGSNSSINVGGKKNAPPQSLLNMDAAGNITLDGKTSITFQVGGNKIVIDKKGISGTVTNGNISFDATAGTFTIHSNGNMDIKTDADLAVDSKSSKINSSGPTNITGADVEINKG